One Burkholderia vietnamiensis LMG 10929 genomic window carries:
- a CDS encoding copper-binding protein, with product MKTAFVSIAMGCALTFAAATYAASDMGNMSMGSGTMQSADMKDSMSHGEIRKVDLAAGKLTIKHGPLENLGMEAMTMVFKVKDPAMLSQVKVGDKIDFVAEEVNGALTVVKLQKQ from the coding sequence ATGAAAACTGCATTCGTTTCGATTGCGATGGGCTGTGCGCTGACCTTCGCTGCTGCAACGTACGCGGCCAGCGACATGGGCAACATGAGCATGGGCAGTGGAACCATGCAATCCGCCGACATGAAGGACAGCATGTCGCACGGCGAAATCAGGAAGGTCGACCTGGCCGCCGGCAAGCTCACCATCAAGCACGGTCCGCTCGAGAACCTCGGCATGGAAGCGATGACGATGGTCTTCAAGGTCAAGGACCCAGCCATGCTGTCTCAAGTGAAGGTCGGCGACAAGATCGACTTCGTCGCCGAAGAAGTGAATGGCGCACTGACCGTGGTGAAGCTGCAGAAGCAATAA
- a CDS encoding TolC family protein: MIERRISIRLIAGAVALVVLAGCTTFSRDGGFNTVSTTASERLGKEALFVRTEQDRDAVAQRTRELLGKPLAMDDAVQVALLNNAGLQASYAELGISEADLVQAGRLPNPGFSFSRTHWSDNFGITRTFSANVLAILTLPLATRIESRRFEQTKLETADAMLKVAADARRAYVSAVAAEQSAKYAEQVKDSAGAGAELAHRMQQAGNASRLDYAREQAFYADAATQVAKARQQAFAAREKLTRVMGVWGAATQYSLPERLPDLPKERPELKDLEVFAMQNRLDIQAARLRTQGVATSLGLSKATRFVNALEVGYLNNFETDKGHERGYEISVEIPIFDWGSAKVARAEALYMQSASKLAQTAVDARSEVRESYVAYVTNYDIARHYRDEVVPLRKTISDEMLLRYNGMLASAFDLLADSREQVNAVNGYIDALKDYWLAETDLQLALGGRLPPPDRPVDAFARSTQQSATAAATLAAPHTQSEGN; encoded by the coding sequence ATGATCGAGCGACGCATTTCCATTCGGTTGATTGCCGGTGCCGTCGCGCTGGTCGTGCTCGCCGGCTGTACGACGTTTTCCAGGGATGGCGGTTTCAATACCGTCTCGACCACCGCATCGGAGCGGCTCGGGAAAGAGGCGCTGTTCGTCCGTACCGAGCAGGACCGTGACGCGGTCGCGCAACGCACGCGCGAACTGCTCGGAAAACCGCTTGCCATGGATGACGCCGTCCAGGTCGCCTTGCTCAATAACGCGGGACTGCAGGCGTCCTACGCCGAGCTGGGAATCTCGGAAGCGGACCTTGTCCAGGCGGGTCGCCTCCCCAATCCGGGCTTCAGTTTCAGCCGCACGCACTGGAGCGACAACTTCGGCATCACGCGCACGTTTTCCGCGAACGTGCTGGCCATCCTGACTCTGCCGCTGGCCACGCGCATCGAAAGCCGCCGCTTCGAGCAGACCAAACTCGAGACGGCCGATGCGATGCTCAAAGTGGCCGCTGACGCCCGCCGCGCATACGTGAGCGCCGTGGCAGCGGAGCAGTCCGCGAAGTATGCGGAACAGGTCAAGGACTCCGCCGGTGCCGGAGCAGAACTGGCGCACCGGATGCAGCAGGCCGGCAACGCCAGCCGGCTCGACTACGCGCGCGAGCAGGCGTTTTACGCCGACGCGGCGACTCAGGTTGCGAAGGCGCGGCAACAGGCCTTTGCAGCGCGAGAAAAGCTGACTCGCGTGATGGGCGTTTGGGGCGCGGCGACGCAATACAGCTTGCCGGAGCGGCTGCCGGACTTGCCCAAGGAGCGGCCGGAACTGAAGGACCTTGAGGTCTTCGCGATGCAGAACCGGCTCGACATCCAGGCCGCCAGGTTGCGCACGCAAGGTGTCGCGACGTCCCTCGGCCTGAGCAAGGCGACGCGTTTCGTCAATGCGCTGGAGGTCGGTTACCTCAACAACTTCGAGACGGACAAAGGGCACGAGCGCGGCTACGAAATCAGCGTCGAGATTCCGATTTTCGACTGGGGCAGTGCCAAGGTTGCGCGGGCGGAAGCGCTGTACATGCAATCGGCGAGCAAGCTGGCACAGACGGCCGTCGACGCACGCTCCGAGGTCCGCGAATCGTACGTCGCCTACGTAACGAACTACGACATCGCCAGGCATTACCGCGACGAGGTGGTGCCGCTGCGCAAGACCATCTCCGACGAGATGCTGCTGCGCTACAACGGCATGCTCGCCAGCGCGTTCGACCTGCTTGCCGATTCGCGAGAACAGGTCAATGCGGTCAATGGCTATATCGACGCGCTGAAGGACTACTGGCTCGCGGAGACCGACCTGCAACTTGCACTGGGTGGACGCCTCCCTCCGCCCGACCGTCCAGTAGACGCTTTTGCCCGTTCAACCCAGCAATCAGCGACGGCCGCAGCCACGCTCGCGGCGCCGCACACGCAGTCCGAAGGTAATTGA
- a CDS encoding multicopper oxidase family protein — MVSRRTFLSGSGAALLGAAMVSKAGAASLPEAPTMAHPATQPPLQPPNGRPYTPVTTLNGWSLPWRMKNGWKEFHLTAEPVVREMAPGMKANLWGYNGQSPGPTIEAVEGDKVRIFVTNKLPEHTTVHWHGMLLPCGMDGVGGLTQPQIPPGKTYVYEFQLERHGTFMYHPHADEMVQMAMGMMGTFIVHPKDRAVMPVDRDFVFLMSAYDIDPGSYTPRVNTMTEFNMWTWNSRVFPGIDSLPVRAGDRVRIRFGNLTMTNHPIHLHGYSFEVVGTDGGWIPPSARWPEVTADVAVGQMRAIEFTANRPGDWAFHCHKSHHTMNAMGHQVPNLIGVPQKDLAKRINKLVPDYMAMGSTGGAMGAMEMPLPDNTLPMMTGTGPFGPLEMGGMFTVVKVRQGLGRNDYRDPGWFKHPKGTVAYEYTGELPDS; from the coding sequence ATGGTGTCACGACGAACATTCCTGAGCGGCTCGGGTGCCGCATTGCTGGGTGCCGCGATGGTCAGCAAGGCTGGCGCGGCGTCGCTGCCCGAAGCGCCGACGATGGCGCATCCCGCAACGCAGCCGCCGCTTCAGCCGCCCAACGGGCGGCCCTACACGCCAGTGACGACGCTGAACGGCTGGTCATTGCCGTGGCGCATGAAAAACGGCTGGAAAGAATTCCACCTCACTGCGGAGCCGGTCGTTCGCGAAATGGCGCCCGGCATGAAGGCCAATCTCTGGGGCTACAACGGCCAGTCGCCCGGCCCGACGATCGAGGCGGTCGAGGGCGACAAGGTGCGCATCTTCGTGACCAACAAGCTGCCGGAGCACACCACGGTCCACTGGCACGGGATGCTGCTGCCCTGCGGAATGGACGGCGTCGGAGGGCTCACGCAGCCTCAGATTCCGCCCGGCAAGACCTATGTGTACGAATTCCAGCTCGAGCGGCACGGCACGTTCATGTACCACCCACATGCCGACGAGATGGTGCAGATGGCGATGGGGATGATGGGCACGTTCATCGTGCATCCGAAGGACCGGGCGGTGATGCCGGTAGACCGCGACTTCGTGTTCCTGATGTCCGCATATGACATCGACCCTGGCAGTTACACGCCGCGCGTCAACACGATGACCGAATTCAACATGTGGACGTGGAATTCGCGCGTATTCCCGGGGATCGACTCGCTGCCTGTGCGCGCGGGCGATCGCGTCCGCATCCGGTTCGGCAATCTGACGATGACGAACCATCCGATTCACCTGCATGGCTACAGCTTCGAAGTCGTCGGCACCGATGGGGGATGGATACCGCCGTCGGCGCGCTGGCCTGAAGTGACGGCCGACGTCGCCGTGGGACAGATGCGCGCCATCGAATTCACGGCAAACCGGCCGGGCGACTGGGCGTTCCATTGCCACAAGTCGCACCACACGATGAATGCGATGGGACACCAGGTGCCCAATCTCATCGGTGTTCCGCAGAAAGACCTCGCGAAGCGCATCAACAAGCTGGTGCCGGATTACATGGCGATGGGAAGCACGGGCGGTGCGATGGGCGCAATGGAGATGCCGCTGCCCGACAACACGCTGCCGATGATGACCGGCACCGGACCGTTCGGCCCGCTGGAAATGGGCGGCATGTTCACGGTCGTCAAAGTGCGACAGGGCCTCGGCCGAAACGACTACCGCGACCCGGGCTGGTTCAAGCACCCGAAGGGAACCGTGGCCTACGAATACACCGGCGAGTTGCCGGACAGCTGA
- a CDS encoding TPM domain-containing protein, translating to MDFRRVIRHLLMTKWRVNAAFPKPTLAKIEAAVKASHVAHAGQLRFAVEGALHSAALLRGQTARERAIDVFSELRVWDTEHNNGVLIYLLLADRDVEIVADRGIHSRVTSEEWEVVCRTMETAFKAGSFESGSIHGIELVTELLKKHYPSRRPPQDELSSKPVVM from the coding sequence ATGGATTTCCGACGCGTTATCCGGCACCTGCTCATGACGAAATGGCGGGTCAACGCCGCCTTCCCGAAACCGACGCTGGCGAAGATCGAGGCAGCGGTAAAGGCGAGCCACGTCGCGCACGCGGGCCAGCTGCGCTTCGCGGTAGAGGGCGCATTGCATAGCGCCGCGTTGCTTCGAGGACAGACCGCGCGCGAGCGCGCGATTGACGTGTTCTCGGAGCTTCGGGTCTGGGACACCGAGCACAACAACGGCGTGCTCATCTACTTGCTGCTGGCCGACCGGGACGTCGAGATTGTCGCGGACCGAGGCATCCATTCGCGCGTCACAAGTGAAGAATGGGAAGTGGTCTGCCGCACCATGGAAACCGCATTCAAGGCTGGCAGCTTCGAGTCTGGCTCGATACACGGGATTGAGCTCGTCACCGAACTGCTCAAGAAACATTACCCGTCTCGCCGTCCTCCTCAGGACGAGTTATCCAGTAAGCCCGTCGTGATGTGA